In Escherichia ruysiae, a genomic segment contains:
- the prlF gene encoding type II toxin-antitoxin system antitoxin PrlF, translated as MPANARSNAVLTTESKVTIRGQTTIPAPVREALKLKPGLDSIHYEILPGGQVFMCRVGDEQEDHTMNAFLRFLDADIQNNPQKTRPFEIQQGKRLVAGMDVNIDDEIGDDE; from the coding sequence ATGCCCGCTAATGCTCGCTCTAACGCTGTACTGACCACTGAATCAAAGGTCACGATACGCGGACAAACGACTATCCCCGCGCCAGTGCGTGAGGCCTTAAAACTGAAGCCAGGCCTGGACAGCATTCATTACGAAATCCTGCCTGGTGGGCAAGTATTTATGTGCCGTGTGGGAGATGAACAGGAGGATCATACTATGAATGCATTTTTGCGTTTTCTGGATGCAGATATCCAGAACAACCCGCAAAAAACTCGTCCATTCGAAATTCAACAAGGAAAGAGACTTGTCGCTGGCATGGACGTCAACATTGATGATGAGATTGGCGACGACGAATAA
- the yhaV gene encoding type II toxin-antitoxin system ribonuclease toxin YhaV gives MDFPQRVNGWALYAHPCFQETYDALVAEVETLKGKDPENYQKKAATKLLAVVHKVIEEHITVNPSSPAFRHGKSLGSGKNKDWSRVKFGAGRYRLFFRYSEKEKVIILGWMNDENTLRTYGKKTDAYTVFSKMLKRGHPPADWETLTRETEETH, from the coding sequence ATGGATTTTCCACAAAGGGTTAATGGTTGGGCGCTATATGCTCATCCCTGCTTTCAGGAAACCTACGACGCTTTAGTTGCCGAAGTTGAGACATTAAAGGGGAAAGATCCTGAAAATTATCAGAAAAAAGCCGCCACAAAGTTATTGGCGGTAGTACATAAAGTTATTGAGGAGCATATCACGGTCAATCCATCATCACCGGCATTCCGTCATGGCAAGTCGTTAGGCTCAGGGAAAAATAAAGACTGGTCACGGGTAAAATTTGGCGCTGGTCGTTATCGTCTCTTCTTTCGTTACAGCGAAAAAGAGAAAGTCATCATTCTGGGATGGATGAACGATGAAAACACGCTGCGCACCTACGGTAAAAAAACAGATGCCTATACCGTATTCAGCAAAATGTTAAAAAGAGGACATCCTCCTGCCGACTGGGAAACCCTCACCAGAGAGACTGAAGAAACCCATTGA
- the agaR gene encoding aga operon transcriptional regulator AgaR produces MSNTDASGEKRVTGTSERREQIIQRLRQQGSVQVNDLSALFGVSTVTIRNDLAFLEKQGIAVRAYGGALICDGTTLSVEPSVEDKSALNTAMKRSVAKAAVELIKPGHRVILDSGTTTFEIARLMRKHTDVIAMTNGMNVANALLEAEGVELLMTGGHLRRQSQSFYGDQAEQSLQNYHFDMLFLGVDAIDLERGISTHNEDEARLNRRMCEVAERIIVVTDSSKFNRSSLHKIIDTQRIDMIIVDEGIPADSLEGLRKAGVEVILVGE; encoded by the coding sequence ATGAGTAATACCGACGCATCAGGTGAGAAACGAGTGACTGGCACCAGCGAACGACGAGAGCAGATCATTCAGCGCCTGCGTCAGCAAGGGAGTGTGCAGGTTAACGATCTGTCAGCATTATTTGGCGTTTCTACCGTGACGATCCGCAATGATCTGGCGTTTCTGGAAAAACAGGGGATCGCCGTGCGTGCGTATGGTGGCGCGTTGATCTGCGATGGCACGACGCTGTCAGTCGAGCCTTCGGTAGAAGATAAAAGCGCGCTGAACACGGCGATGAAACGCAGCGTTGCGAAAGCTGCCGTTGAGTTGATTAAGCCAGGTCATCGGGTGATCCTCGACTCCGGGACCACCACCTTTGAGATTGCCCGTCTGATGCGCAAGCACACCGACGTAATTGCGATGACCAACGGTATGAACGTGGCTAATGCGTTGCTGGAAGCTGAAGGGGTGGAACTGCTGATGACCGGAGGGCATCTGCGCCGCCAGTCGCAATCTTTTTACGGCGATCAGGCTGAACAATCGCTGCAAAATTACCACTTCGATATGCTGTTTCTCGGCGTAGACGCTATCGATCTGGAGCGCGGCATCAGCACGCACAATGAAGATGAAGCTCGTTTAAACCGCCGGATGTGCGAAGTTGCGGAACGGATCATCGTGGTCACCGATTCCAGTAAGTTCAACCGCTCCAGTTTACATAAGATCATCGATACTCAGCGGATCGATATGATCATTGTCGATGAAGGCATTCCTGCGGATAGTCTGGAAGGACTGCGAAAGGCTGGGGTTGAGGTGATTCTGGTCGGGGAGTGA
- the kbaZ gene encoding tagatose-bisphosphate aldolase subunit KbaZ, translated as MKYLIEMVRQHKEGKTNGIYAVCSAHPLVLEAAIHYAFANQTPLLIEATSNQVDQFGGYTGMTPADFRGFVCQLADSLNFPQDALILGGDHLGPNRWQNLPAAQAMANADDLIKSYVAAGFKKIHLDCSMSCQGDPVPLTDDIVAERAARLAKVAEETCRDHFGEADLVYVIGTEVPVPGGAHETLSELAVTTPDAARATLEAHRHAFEKQGLNAIWPRIIALVVQPGVEFDHTNVIDYQPAKATALSQMVEHYETLIFEAHSTDYQTPQSLRQLVIDHFAILKVGPALTFALREALFSLAAIEEELVPAKACSGLRQILENVMLDRPEYWQSHYHGDGNARRLARGYSYSDRVRYYWPDSQIDNAFAHLIRNLADAPIPLPLISQYLPLQYVKVRSGELQPTPRALIINHIQDILAQYHTACGGQ; from the coding sequence GTGAAATATCTGATAGAAATGGTGAGACAGCACAAAGAGGGCAAAACAAATGGGATTTATGCCGTTTGCTCCGCGCATCCGCTGGTACTGGAAGCCGCCATCCACTACGCCTTCGCAAACCAAACGCCGTTACTGATTGAAGCAACCTCCAATCAGGTGGATCAGTTCGGCGGATATACCGGAATGACGCCCGCCGATTTTCGCGGCTTTGTTTGCCAGCTTGCCGACTCGCTGAATTTCCCGCAAGACGCGTTGATTCTCGGCGGTGACCATCTGGGGCCAAACCGCTGGCAGAATCTGCCTGCCGCTCAGGCGATGGCCAATGCCGATGATTTGATTAAAAGCTACGTCGCGGCAGGGTTCAAAAAAATACACCTTGATTGCAGCATGTCCTGTCAGGGCGATCCGGTTCCCTTAACCGATGACATCGTGGCTGAACGCGCTGCCCGTCTGGCAAAAGTCGCGGAAGAAACCTGCCGCGATCACTTTGGCGAAGCCGATCTGGTGTATGTCATTGGTACTGAAGTGCCCGTGCCTGGCGGCGCTCATGAAACCTTAAGCGAACTGGCGGTCACCACGCCGGATGCCGCCCGCGCCACGCTGGAAGCTCATCGTCACGCTTTTGAAAAGCAGGGTCTGAATGCCATCTGGCCACGCATCATTGCCCTGGTAGTACAACCCGGCGTCGAATTCGATCACACCAACGTTATTGATTATCAGCCAGCCAAAGCGACCGCCTTAAGCCAGATGGTTGAACACTATGAAACGCTGATTTTCGAAGCTCACTCTACCGATTATCAAACGCCGCAATCGCTGCGCCAGTTGGTAATCGACCACTTTGCCATTCTGAAAGTTGGCCCGGCGCTGACCTTCGCCCTGCGTGAAGCCCTGTTTTCTCTGGCGGCGATTGAAGAAGAGCTGGTGCCAGCGAAAGCCTGTTCCGGTCTGCGTCAGATACTGGAAAACGTGATGCTCGATCGCCCGGAATACTGGCAAAGCCACTACCACGGTGACGGCAACGCACGTCGTCTGGCACGCGGTTACAGCTACTCAGATCGCGTGCGCTACTACTGGCCGGACAGCCAGATTGATAACGCTTTCGCCCATCTGATTCGTAACCTGGCGGATGCCCCAATTCCGCTGCCGCTCATCAGCCAGTATCTGCCGCTGCAATACGTCAAAGTTCGCTCCGGCGAGCTACAACCAACGCCGAGGGCGCTCATTATCAACCATATTCAGGACATCCTGGCGCAGTACCACACAGCCTGTGGAGGCCAATAA
- the agaV gene encoding PTS N-acetylgalactosamine transporter subunit IIB, which yields MPNIVLSRIDERLIHGQVGVQWVGFAGANLVLVANDEVAEDPVQQNLMEMVLAEGIAVRFWSLQKVIDNIHRAADRQKILLVCKTPADFLTLVKGGVPVSRINVGNMHYTNGKQQITKTVSVDAGDIAAFNDLKTARVECFVQGVPTEPAVELFKLL from the coding sequence ATGCCAAATATTGTTTTAAGCCGGATTGATGAACGCTTGATTCACGGTCAGGTCGGCGTTCAGTGGGTCGGATTTGCGGGGGCAAATCTGGTTCTGGTAGCCAATGATGAGGTTGCTGAAGATCCGGTACAACAAAACCTGATGGAAATGGTACTGGCAGAAGGGATCGCCGTGCGTTTCTGGTCGTTGCAAAAAGTGATCGACAATATCCATCGCGCCGCTGACCGGCAGAAAATCCTGCTGGTTTGCAAAACACCAGCCGATTTCCTGACGCTGGTAAAAGGTGGTGTCCCGGTGAGTCGCATTAACGTTGGCAATATGCATTACACCAATGGCAAGCAGCAAATCACCAAAACGGTTTCTGTAGATGCGGGTGATATCGCGGCGTTTAACGATCTGAAAACCGCCAGAGTGGAATGCTTCGTTCAGGGCGTCCCGACAGAACCTGCTGTGGAGCTCTTTAAATTACTTTGA
- the agaW gene encoding PTS N-acetylgalactosamine transporter subunit IIC encodes MEISLLQAFVLGILAFIAGLDMFNGLTHIHRPVVLGPLVGLALGDLHTGILTGGTLELVWMGLAPLAGAQPPNVIIGTIVGTAFAITTGVKPDVAVGVAVPFAVAVQMGITFLFSVMSGVMSRCDRMAENADTRGIERVNYLALLALGIFYFLCAFLPIYFGAEHAKTIIDVLPQRLIDGLGVAGGIMPAIGFAVLLKIMMKNVYIPYFILGFVAAAWLKLPVLAIAAAALAMALIDLLRKSPEPIQPAAQKEEFEDGI; translated from the coding sequence ATGGAAATCAGTCTGTTGCAGGCGTTCGTGTTGGGCATTCTCGCCTTTATCGCTGGCCTGGATATGTTTAACGGCTTAACCCATATACATCGCCCGGTGGTTCTTGGACCGTTGGTTGGGCTGGCACTTGGCGATCTACATACCGGTATTTTAACCGGCGGTACGCTGGAACTGGTATGGATGGGGCTGGCTCCGCTGGCAGGCGCACAGCCGCCTAACGTAATTATTGGTACTATCGTCGGTACGGCATTTGCCATTACCACCGGTGTGAAACCCGATGTCGCGGTCGGCGTCGCCGTGCCTTTCGCCGTCGCGGTACAGATGGGGATTACCTTCCTGTTCTCGGTGATGTCTGGCGTGATGTCCCGCTGCGACAGGATGGCGGAAAATGCCGATACACGCGGCATTGAGCGCGTGAACTATCTGGCGCTGCTGGCGCTCGGCATCTTCTATTTTCTCTGCGCTTTCCTGCCGATTTACTTCGGTGCGGAACATGCCAAAACCATCATTGATGTCCTGCCGCAACGCTTAATCGACGGCCTCGGTGTCGCAGGCGGCATCATGCCAGCAATCGGTTTTGCCGTGCTGCTGAAAATCATGATGAAAAACGTCTACATCCCCTACTTCATCCTGGGCTTTGTTGCCGCCGCCTGGCTCAAGTTACCGGTGCTGGCTATTGCTGCTGCCGCGCTGGCGATGGCGCTGATCGACCTGCTGCGTAAATCTCCTGAACCGATTCAACCTGCGGCACAGAAAGAGGAATTTGAAGATGGCATCTAA
- the agaE gene encoding PTS N-acetylgalactosamine transporter subunit IID has product MASNQTTLPNVSENEEALLTGVNENVYEDQSIGAELTKKDINRVAWRSMLLQASFNYERMQASGWLYGLLPALKKIHTNKRDLARAMKGHMGFFNTHPFLVTFVIGIILAMERSKQDVNSIQSTKIAVGAPLGGIGDAMFWLTLLPICGGIGASLALQGSILGAVVFIVLFNVVHLGLRFGLAHYAYRMGVAAIPLIKANTKKVGHAASIVGMTVIGALVATYVRLSTTLEITAGDAVVKLQTDVIDKLMPAFLPLVYTLTMFWLVRRGWSPLRLIAITVVLGIVGKFCHFL; this is encoded by the coding sequence ATGGCATCTAATCAAACGACCCTGCCGAACGTCAGTGAAAACGAAGAAGCACTGCTGACTGGCGTCAATGAAAACGTATATGAAGATCAAAGCATTGGCGCGGAGTTAACGAAAAAAGATATCAATCGCGTCGCATGGCGTTCCATGCTGTTACAGGCTTCTTTCAACTACGAACGTATGCAGGCTTCCGGCTGGTTGTACGGTCTGCTGCCTGCACTGAAAAAGATCCATACCAATAAACGCGACCTGGCGCGCGCCATGAAAGGCCATATGGGCTTTTTCAATACTCACCCGTTTCTGGTGACGTTTGTGATCGGCATTATCCTTGCGATGGAGCGTTCTAAGCAGGACGTTAACAGTATTCAGAGCACCAAAATTGCTGTCGGTGCACCGCTCGGCGGGATTGGCGACGCGATGTTCTGGCTGACGCTGCTGCCAATTTGCGGCGGGATTGGTGCCAGTCTGGCGTTGCAAGGCTCTATTCTCGGCGCCGTGGTATTTATCGTGTTATTCAACGTGGTGCATCTCGGTCTGCGTTTTGGTCTTGCGCATTACGCTTATCGAATGGGCGTGGCGGCGATCCCGCTAATTAAAGCGAATACCAAAAAAGTCGGTCATGCGGCGTCTATCGTCGGGATGACGGTGATCGGCGCGCTGGTAGCAACCTATGTCCGATTAAGCACCACGCTGGAAATCACGGCAGGCGACGCAGTGGTTAAGCTACAGACTGACGTTATCGACAAACTGATGCCTGCCTTCTTACCGCTGGTCTATACCCTGACCATGTTCTGGCTGGTACGTCGCGGCTGGAGTCCGCTGCGCCTGATTGCAATCACTGTGGTTCTCGGCATCGTCGGTAAATTCTGTCATTTCCTTTAA
- the agaF gene encoding PTS galactosamine/N-acetylgalactosamine transporter subunit IIA, which translates to MLSIILTGHGGFASGMEKAMKQILGEQSQFIAIDFPETSSTALLTSQLEEAIAQLDCEDGIVFLTDLLGGTPFRVASTLAMQKPGCEVITGTNLQLLLEMVLEREGLSGEEFRVQALECGHRGLTSLVDELGRCHKECPVEEGI; encoded by the coding sequence ATGTTAAGTATTATTTTGACAGGGCATGGTGGATTTGCCAGCGGCATGGAAAAAGCAATGAAGCAAATCCTCGGTGAGCAATCACAGTTTATCGCCATTGATTTTCCGGAAACCTCAAGCACCGCGCTGCTTACATCGCAGCTTGAAGAAGCCATCGCCCAACTGGATTGTGAAGACGGCATTGTTTTTCTGACGGATTTGCTGGGCGGCACACCGTTTCGCGTAGCTTCAACGCTGGCGATGCAAAAACCGGGCTGTGAAGTGATCACCGGCACCAATTTGCAACTATTACTGGAAATGGTGCTGGAGCGCGAAGGGTTAAGCGGAGAAGAATTCCGTGTGCAGGCGCTGGAGTGCGGACACCGTGGGCTGACCAGTCTGGTGGACGAGTTAGGCCGCTGCCATAAAGAATGTCCGGTCGAGGAAGGAATATGA
- a CDS encoding AgaS family sugar isomerase encodes MPENYPPATTGTWTEEEIRHQPRAWLRSLANIDALRSALNNFLEPLLRKENLRVILTGAGTSAFIGDIIAPWLASHTGKNFSAVPTTDLVTNPMDYLNPAHPLLLISFGRSGNSPESVAAVELANQFVPECYHLPITCNEAGDLYQNALNSDNAFALLMPAETHDRGFAMTSSITTMMASCLAVFAPETINSQTFRDVADRCQAILTSLGDFSEGVFGYAPWKRIVYLGSGGLQGAARESALKVLELTAGKLAAFYDSPTGFRHGPKSLVDDETLVVVFVSSHPYTRQYDLDLLAELRRDNQAMRVIAIAAESNDIVAAGPHIILPPSRHFIDVEQAFCFLMYAQTFALMQSLHMGNTPDSPSASGTVNRVVQGVIIHPWQE; translated from the coding sequence ATGCCAGAAAATTACCCCCCTGCCACCACCGGTACATGGACTGAAGAAGAGATCCGCCATCAGCCTCGCGCGTGGCTTCGTTCGCTCGCCAACATTGACGCGCTACGTTCCGCGCTCAATAACTTTCTTGAACCGTTACTGCGCAAAGAGAACCTGCGGGTAATCCTGACCGGTGCCGGAACCTCGGCATTTATCGGTGACATCATCGCGCCGTGGCTCGCCAGCCATACCGGCAAAAACTTCAGCGCCGTACCGACCACCGATCTGGTTACCAATCCGATGGACTACCTGAATCCAGCGCATCCGCTGCTGCTGATCTCCTTCGGTCGATCCGGCAATAGCCCGGAAAGCGTCGCCGCCGTGGAACTGGCAAATCAATTTGTACCGGAGTGCTATCACCTGCCGATCACCTGCAATGAAGCGGGCGATCTCTATCAAAACGCGCTCAACAGCGATAACGCGTTTGCCCTGCTGATGCCCGCAGAAACGCACGATCGCGGCTTTGCGATGACCAGCAGTATTACCACCATGATGGCCAGCTGCCTCGCGGTTTTCGCGCCTGAGACAATCAACAGCCAGACCTTCCGCGACGTGGCGGATCGTTGCCAGGCGATCCTGACCTCGCTCGGCGATTTCAGCGAAGGCGTGTTTGGTTACGCGCCGTGGAAACGGATCGTTTATCTCGGCAGCGGTGGCTTACAGGGCGCGGCACGTGAGTCGGCGCTGAAAGTGCTGGAACTGACGGCGGGTAAACTGGCGGCTTTTTATGATTCCCCGACCGGATTCCGTCATGGCCCGAAATCGCTGGTCGATGATGAAACGCTGGTCGTGGTGTTTGTCTCCAGCCACCCCTACACCCGTCAGTATGATCTTGATCTGCTGGCAGAACTCCGCCGCGACAACCAGGCAATGCGCGTGATCGCCATCGCCGCTGAAAGCAACGACATTGTTGCCGCCGGCCCGCATATCATCCTGCCGCCATCCCGTCACTTTATCGACGTTGAGCAGGCATTTTGCTTCCTGATGTACGCCCAGACGTTTGCACTGATGCAGTCGCTGCATATGGGCAATACGCCGGATTCCCCATCAGCCAGTGGCACCGTAAACCGCGTGGTGCAAGGCGTAATTATTCATCCGTGGCAGGAATAA
- the kbaY gene encoding tagatose-bisphosphate aldolase subunit KbaY: MSIISTKYLLQDAQANGYAVPAFNIHNAETIQAILEVCSEMRSPVILAGTPGTFKHIALEEIYALCSAYSTTYNMPLVLHLDHHESLDDIRRKVHAGVRSAMIDGSHFPFAENVKLVKSVVDFCHSQDCSVEAELGRLGGVEDDISVDAESAFLTDPQEARRFVELTGVDSLAVAIGTAHGLYRKIPKIDFQRLAEIREMVDIPLVLHGASDVPDEFVRWTIKLGVTKVNVATELKIAFAGAVKAWFAENPQGNDPRYYMRVGMDAMKDVVRNKINVCGSANRISA, translated from the coding sequence ATGAGCATTATCTCCACCAAATATCTGTTACAAGACGCCCAGGCCAATGGCTACGCGGTGCCTGCGTTTAACATCCATAACGCCGAGACGATCCAGGCGATCCTCGAAGTGTGCAGTGAAATGCGATCGCCGGTGATCCTCGCCGGGACGCCAGGGACTTTTAAACATATCGCGCTGGAAGAGATCTACGCCCTGTGTAGCGCCTATTCCACAACCTACAACATGCCGCTTGTGCTGCATCTCGACCACCACGAATCGCTCGATGATATTCGCCGTAAAGTCCACGCTGGCGTGCGCAGCGCGATGATCGATGGCAGTCACTTCCCGTTTGCTGAAAACGTAAAACTGGTGAAATCGGTCGTCGACTTCTGCCACTCGCAGGATTGCAGCGTGGAAGCGGAACTGGGTCGTCTGGGAGGCGTGGAAGATGATATAAGTGTTGACGCCGAAAGCGCGTTCCTCACCGACCCACAAGAAGCCAGACGTTTTGTCGAACTGACTGGCGTCGACAGCCTGGCTGTGGCGATTGGTACGGCGCATGGCCTGTACAGGAAAATACCGAAAATTGATTTTCAGCGGCTGGCGGAAATTCGTGAAATGGTAGACATCCCTCTGGTACTGCATGGCGCCAGCGATGTCCCGGATGAATTTGTTCGCTGGACTATTAAACTGGGTGTGACGAAAGTTAATGTCGCCACGGAATTGAAAATTGCCTTCGCCGGCGCGGTTAAAGCCTGGTTTGCGGAAAACCCGCAGGGTAATGATCCTCGCTATTATATGCGCGTCGGCATGGATGCAATGAAAGACGTTGTCAGGAATAAAATTAATGTCTGTGGTTCGGCGAATCGAATTTCAGCATAA
- the agaB gene encoding PTS galactosamine transporter subunit IIB: MSSPNILLTRIDNRLVHGQVGVTWTSTIGANLLVVVDDVVANDDIQQKLMGITAETYGFGIRFFTVEKTINVIGKAAPHQKIFLICRTPKTVRKLVEGGIELKDVNVGNMHFSEGKKQISSKVYVDDQDLTDLRFIKQRGVNVFIQDVPGDQKEQIPD, encoded by the coding sequence ATGAGCAGTCCAAATATTCTCTTAACCCGTATCGATAACCGTCTGGTTCATGGCCAGGTTGGCGTGACCTGGACATCCACCATCGGTGCGAATCTGCTGGTGGTCGTGGATGATGTTGTCGCTAACGATGATATCCAACAGAAACTGATGGGTATTACTGCGGAAACCTACGGCTTTGGTATCCGTTTCTTTACTGTCGAAAAAACCATTAATGTCATCGGCAAAGCTGCACCACATCAGAAGATTTTTCTGATTTGCCGTACGCCGAAAACGGTACGTAAATTAGTAGAAGGTGGCATTGAGCTGAAAGATGTCAACGTCGGCAATATGCATTTCTCGGAAGGGAAAAAGCAAATAAGTAGTAAAGTTTATGTCGATGATCAGGATCTCACGGACTTACGCTTTATTAAACAACGCGGCGTGAATGTTTTTATTCAGGACGTCCCGGGCGATCAAAAAGAACAAATCCCTGACTAA
- the agaC gene encoding PTS galactosamine transporter subunit IIC: protein MHEITLLQGLSLAALVFVLGIDFWLEALFLFRPIIVCTLTGAILGDIQTGLITGGLTELAFAGLTPAGGVQPPNPIMAGLMTTVIAWSTGVDAKTAIGLGLPFSLLMQYVILFFYSAFSLFMTKADKCAKEADTAAFSRLNWTTMLIVAFSYAVIAFLCTYLAQGAMQALVKAMPAWLTHGFEVAGGILPAVGFGLLLRVMFKAQYIPYLIAGFLFVCYIQVSNLLPVAVLGAGFAVYEFFNAKSRQQAQPQPVASKNEEEDYSNGI from the coding sequence ATGCATGAAATAACCCTACTTCAGGGATTATCCCTGGCGGCATTAGTTTTCGTTCTGGGGATTGATTTTTGGCTGGAAGCCTTATTTTTATTCCGCCCGATAATCGTTTGTACCCTTACAGGTGCTATTCTCGGTGATATTCAGACTGGCTTAATTACCGGTGGCTTGACAGAGCTGGCTTTCGCCGGATTAACCCCTGCCGGGGGTGTTCAGCCGCCCAACCCAATTATGGCGGGTCTGATGACCACCGTCATTGCGTGGTCTACGGGCGTCGATGCCAAAACGGCAATTGGTCTTGGCCTGCCGTTTAGTTTGTTAATGCAATACGTCATTCTGTTCTTCTATTCCGCTTTCTCATTATTTATGACCAAAGCCGATAAATGCGCGAAAGAGGCGGATACAGCAGCGTTTTCCCGACTTAACTGGACAACGATGCTGATTGTTGCCTTTTCGTATGCGGTGATTGCTTTCCTCTGTACTTACCTGGCGCAGGGTGCGATGCAGGCGCTGGTAAAAGCAATGCCCGCCTGGTTGACCCACGGCTTTGAAGTGGCTGGCGGCATTCTGCCTGCCGTTGGTTTTGGCCTGCTGCTGCGCGTGATGTTCAAAGCGCAATATATTCCTTACCTGATCGCCGGTTTCCTGTTTGTTTGCTACATCCAGGTCAGCAACCTGTTGCCGGTTGCCGTACTGGGCGCAGGCTTTGCGGTGTATGAGTTTTTCAATGCGAAATCCCGGCAGCAAGCGCAACCGCAGCCCGTTGCCAGTAAAAATGAAGAAGAGGACTACAGCAATGGGATCTGA
- the agaD gene encoding PTS galactosamine transporter subunit IID, producing the protein MGSEISKKDITRLGFRSSLLQASFNYERMQAGGFTWAMLPILKKIYKDDKPGLSAAMKDNLEFINTHPNLVGFLMGLLISMEEKGENRDTIKGLKVALFGPIAGIGDAIFWFTLLPIMAGICSSFASQGNLLGPILFFAVYLLIFFLRVGWTHVGYSVGVKAIDKVRENSQMIARSATILGITVIGGLIASYVHINVVTSFAIDSSHSVALQQDFFDKVFPNILPMAYTLLMYYFLRVKKAHPVLLIGVTFVLSIVCSAFGIL; encoded by the coding sequence ATGGGATCTGAAATCAGTAAAAAAGATATCACCCGCCTGGGCTTTCGTTCGTCGCTGCTGCAAGCGAGCTTTAACTACGAAAGGATGCAGGCAGGCGGTTTTACCTGGGCAATGTTGCCGATCCTGAAAAAGATTTATAAGGACGACAAACCGGGCTTAAGCGCGGCAATGAAAGATAACCTCGAATTTATTAATACCCACCCAAATCTGGTCGGATTCCTGATGGGGTTATTAATTTCGATGGAAGAGAAAGGGGAAAACCGCGACACCATTAAAGGTCTGAAAGTGGCGCTGTTTGGCCCAATCGCCGGGATTGGCGATGCGATTTTCTGGTTTACCTTGTTGCCGATTATGGCGGGGATTTGCTCATCATTCGCCAGCCAGGGAAACCTGTTGGGGCCGATTCTATTCTTCGCCGTTTACCTGCTTATCTTTTTCCTGCGCGTCGGCTGGACCCACGTCGGTTATTCGGTCGGCGTGAAGGCGATCGATAAAGTGCGAGAGAACTCGCAGATGATCGCCCGTTCGGCAACCATCCTCGGGATCACGGTAATCGGCGGACTGATCGCTTCGTATGTGCATATTAACGTGGTGACGTCGTTTGCTATCGACAGTAGCCACAGCGTCGCACTGCAACAGGATTTCTTCGATAAAGTCTTCCCGAATATTTTACCGATGGCCTATACCCTGCTGATGTATTACTTCCTGCGGGTGAAAAAAGCGCATCCGGTGCTGTTAATCGGCGTGACGTTTGTGCTCTCAATTGTTTGTTCCGCATTCGGCATTTTGTAA
- a CDS encoding galactosamine-6-phosphate isomerase, whose protein sequence is MQTLQQVENYTVLSERASEYLLDVIRSKPNAVICLATGATPLLTYHYLVEKIHQQHVDVSQLTFVKLDEWVDLPLTVPGTCETFLQQHIVQPLGLREDQLISFRSEEINETECERVTNLIARKGGLDLCVLGLGKNGHLGLNEPGESLQPACHISQLDAKTQQHEMLKTAGRPVTRGITLGLKDILNAREVLLLVTGEGKQDATERFLTAKVSTTIPASFLWLHNYFTCVIDEMCRR, encoded by the coding sequence ATGCAAACCTTACAGCAAGTTGAAAACTATACGGTGTTAAGTGAACGCGCCAGCGAATATTTATTGGACGTGATCCGTAGCAAACCAAATGCCGTGATTTGCCTGGCGACCGGAGCGACGCCATTACTGACGTATCATTATCTGGTAGAAAAAATCCACCAGCAGCACGTTGATGTCAGCCAACTGACCTTCGTGAAGCTCGACGAATGGGTGGATCTGCCATTAACCGTGCCCGGCACCTGCGAAACTTTCCTTCAGCAGCATATCGTGCAGCCGCTGGGGTTACGTGAAGACCAGCTCATCAGCTTTCGCTCCGAAGAGATAAACGAGACAGAGTGCGAGCGGGTAACGAATCTGATTGCGCGCAAAGGCGGTCTCGATTTGTGCGTTCTCGGACTAGGGAAAAACGGTCATCTTGGGCTGAACGAACCGGGAGAAAGCCTGCAACCGGCCTGCCATATCAGCCAACTTGACGCGAAAACCCAGCAACATGAGATGTTAAAAACCGCTGGTCGTCCCGTGACTCGCGGGATCACCTTAGGCTTGAAGGATATTCTCAATGCCCGCGAAGTTTTATTACTGGTGACTGGCGAAGGAAAGCAGGATGCGACAGAACGTTTTCTCACGGCTAAAGTCTCCACCACGATCCCGGCTTCGTTTTTATGGCTGCATAACTATTTCACATGCGTAATTGATGAGATGTGTCGCCGTTAA